A stretch of Paenibacillus sp. URB8-2 DNA encodes these proteins:
- a CDS encoding aldo/keto reductase, protein MPDKQQLGRTDLYVTPIGLGTNAVGGHNLFQNLNDETGKQLVRTALEHGINFLDTAYIYGPERSEQLIGEVLKEKGNRDQVVIATKGAHKPVGGEMVFDNSPAFLEASVDASLKRLQTDYIDLYYIHFPDQNTPKDEAVGALQRLKEAGKIRAIGVSNFTIDQLREGNKNGYVDVIQSEYSLLARQAEKDLLPYAKEHGISFIPYFPLASGLLAGKYDRNTTFSDIRANNPLFAGEAFVRNLEKVDRLRDIASAKGTEVADLVLAWYLTRDEIDALIPGAKKPEQVIANLKTLDVKLSADEIATIDSIFRD, encoded by the coding sequence ATGCCTGACAAACAACAGCTTGGACGAACAGACCTTTATGTTACTCCCATCGGACTCGGAACGAACGCAGTGGGGGGACACAACCTATTCCAGAATCTGAACGACGAGACAGGCAAGCAGCTCGTGCGCACCGCCCTGGAGCATGGCATCAATTTTCTGGATACCGCCTATATATACGGACCGGAACGGTCAGAGCAGCTGATTGGTGAAGTGCTTAAGGAGAAGGGCAATCGGGATCAAGTCGTGATCGCAACCAAAGGCGCACATAAGCCGGTCGGCGGCGAGATGGTCTTCGACAACTCTCCGGCCTTTCTGGAAGCCTCGGTGGATGCCAGCCTGAAGCGGCTGCAAACGGACTATATCGATCTGTATTACATTCACTTCCCTGACCAAAACACCCCCAAAGACGAAGCCGTCGGCGCGCTGCAGCGCCTGAAGGAAGCCGGAAAAATTCGGGCGATCGGCGTCTCCAACTTCACCATCGACCAGCTCCGCGAGGGGAACAAGAACGGCTATGTGGATGTCATCCAATCGGAATACAGCCTGCTCGCTCGACAAGCTGAGAAGGATTTGCTGCCTTATGCCAAAGAACACGGCATTTCTTTTATTCCGTATTTCCCGCTGGCCTCCGGACTTCTTGCCGGCAAATACGACCGGAACACAACCTTCTCCGATATCCGCGCGAACAATCCGCTGTTTGCCGGCGAGGCATTTGTCCGCAATCTGGAGAAAGTGGACCGGCTCCGCGATATTGCATCCGCGAAGGGAACGGAAGTCGCCGATCTCGTGCTCGCCTGGTATCTGACCCGGGACGAAATCGATGCGCTCATCCCCGGCGCCAAGAAGCCGGAGCAGGTTATCGCCAACCTCAAAACGCTGGACGTCAAGCTGAGCGCGGATGAAATCGCCACAATCGATAGCATTTTCCGCGATTGA
- a CDS encoding class I SAM-dependent methyltransferase yields the protein MSGAAHVTGMDFSAEMLVGAAENCSGLSTCFQEAHRVLKPGGTFIIQDRTPEDCSLAGSSWELVNFIGSKLAGGQPIQEQDRWTIWIAKKE from the coding sequence CTGTCCGGGGCGGCCCATGTGACGGGAATGGATTTTTCTGCGGAAATGCTGGTAGGTGCGGCGGAGAATTGCAGCGGGTTGTCCACGTGCTTTCAAGAAGCTCATAGGGTATTAAAGCCAGGCGGGACATTCATCATCCAAGACCGGACGCCGGAAGATTGCTCGCTTGCGGGCAGTTCTTGGGAGCTGGTGAATTTTATCGGGTCGAAGCTGGCTGGCGGCCAACCCATACAGGAACAGGACCGATGGACAATATGGATCGCGAAGAAAGAATAA
- a CDS encoding YiaA/YiaB family inner membrane protein encodes MAWAGFVIAILFEYIGLYTLKEPLYVKGYYAIAAAFLVVSCFVLQKTIRDNEEDDYNLGVSPSSEG; translated from the coding sequence CTGGCCTGGGCGGGTTTTGTGATTGCCATTCTCTTTGAATACATAGGGTTATACACGTTGAAGGAGCCGCTTTATGTCAAGGGATACTACGCCATAGCCGCCGCATTCCTGGTTGTGTCCTGCTTCGTGTTGCAAAAGACGATACGCGATAATGAAGAGGATGATTACAATCTTGGAGTCAGCCCGTCTTCGGAAGGCTAA
- a CDS encoding ABC transporter substrate-binding protein, translated as MNKRMDMNSMAKAGLILLLAIFVLSACGGNQGGNAQSEAAQGGNTQGAANAQQTQTPAERTITDATGEKTIPADPQKVAATSQQLMEYLIPLNLNVKIAPKAMPAADYYPYFPKEKYPDIQLVGESSPLNFEAFLAQKPDLIFVREDTQAYEKMSKIAPTIMIKETKDWRKDLTQYAALVGKEKEAEAYLKDYQSQVDQYKEQLKNAVGNETVVFIRLLDKQVRIYNNLPTSVGGVLYHDLGLTPVKGIESEDLFAAISLEKLLEMNPDHIFVQTGKQDEKPEVSQERLEDITKGDVWKSLNAFKNNHVYIVDASFFNNTPLSQLNTAKTVAEKLSGQK; from the coding sequence ATGAACAAAAGGATGGATATGAATTCGATGGCCAAAGCCGGGTTAATCCTGCTGCTGGCCATTTTCGTACTGTCGGCCTGTGGAGGAAATCAAGGCGGGAATGCGCAAAGCGAAGCGGCACAGGGCGGAAATACGCAGGGCGCGGCCAATGCGCAGCAGACGCAGACTCCCGCGGAGAGGACCATTACGGATGCGACAGGCGAGAAGACGATACCGGCCGATCCCCAGAAGGTTGCCGCGACCAGCCAGCAGCTTATGGAATACCTGATTCCGCTTAATCTTAATGTCAAGATTGCCCCGAAAGCAATGCCTGCCGCGGATTATTACCCCTATTTCCCCAAAGAAAAGTACCCGGATATTCAGTTGGTCGGAGAATCGTCTCCGTTGAACTTTGAAGCATTTCTGGCGCAGAAGCCGGACTTGATCTTTGTCAGAGAAGATACACAGGCTTATGAGAAGATGTCCAAGATCGCGCCTACTATTATGATTAAAGAAACGAAGGATTGGCGGAAGGATCTCACGCAATACGCGGCCCTCGTAGGCAAGGAGAAGGAAGCGGAGGCCTATCTGAAAGATTATCAGTCACAGGTTGACCAATACAAGGAGCAATTGAAGAACGCTGTGGGCAACGAGACCGTCGTGTTCATTCGTCTGCTGGACAAGCAGGTTCGGATCTATAATAATTTACCGACAAGTGTCGGCGGTGTATTATACCATGATCTTGGCCTGACTCCCGTCAAAGGCATTGAATCCGAAGATTTGTTCGCTGCCATTTCTCTGGAGAAGCTACTTGAAATGAATCCGGATCATATTTTTGTTCAAACAGGCAAGCAGGACGAGAAGCCGGAAGTCTCACAGGAGCGACTTGAGGATATTACCAAAGGGGATGTCTGGAAGTCGCTGAATGCTTTCAAGAATAATCATGTATACATAGTCGATGCCAGCTTCTTCAACAATACGCCGTTGTCCCAACTTAATACGGCGAAGACGGTTGCAGAGAAATTAAGCGGACAAAAATAG
- a CDS encoding GNAT family N-acetyltransferase, translating into MISIKKIGRDDLPALSSLYEELMGRKTNEAKLSDVFESLEHDDRYILLGAFQNDILAGSLMGIVCQDLVGECKTFMVIENVVVAGSFRRQGIGKNLMLEIEQAARKRDCAYIILVSGGQRKEAHKLYEQLGYKEENVEGYRKHF; encoded by the coding sequence ATGATTTCCATTAAAAAAATCGGCCGCGATGATTTGCCCGCCTTAAGCAGCCTGTATGAGGAACTGATGGGACGAAAGACCAATGAGGCGAAGCTGTCTGACGTATTCGAATCGCTTGAGCATGATGACCGTTATATTTTGCTGGGCGCTTTTCAAAATGATATATTAGCCGGCTCGCTGATGGGAATCGTCTGCCAGGATCTTGTGGGAGAATGCAAGACTTTTATGGTGATTGAGAATGTTGTCGTTGCCGGCAGTTTCAGAAGACAGGGGATCGGCAAGAATTTGATGCTGGAAATCGAGCAAGCGGCGCGGAAGAGAGACTGCGCCTATATCATTTTGGTATCGGGCGGGCAGCGGAAAGAAGCGCATAAGCTCTACGAACAATTGGGATATAAGGAAGAGAATGTGGAGGGGTATCGGAAGCATTTTTAA
- a CDS encoding FecCD family ABC transporter permease, with the protein MTTLKKRAELPQENNRAKPAAFPVILIGGLLLLIAGMAVSIAYGATTIDLNTVWDAVIHYNPELPQHQVIWDLRLPRVVGSVLVGAAFAVAGALMQGMTRNPLADSGILGLNAGAAFVLAFCYSYFPGLAFSYLMMYSFLGAGIAAGIVYGIGSISRSGLTPLRLVLAGSAVSALLVALSQGLAIYFQIGQDLAYWYAGGLSGIEWAELRIMFPWVAVAFIAAMTLSRSITVLSLGDDVAAGLGQRTWLIRLAGIGVVLVLAGASVSIVGSVGFVGLIVPHAARYLVGMDYRRIIPCSAVLGSLLMLAADLGSRRINPPLETPVGALLALIGIPFFLYLARRKGVDN; encoded by the coding sequence ATGACAACGCTGAAAAAACGGGCGGAACTGCCGCAGGAAAATAACCGCGCAAAACCGGCGGCTTTTCCCGTTATCCTGATCGGCGGCCTTCTGTTGCTGATTGCGGGAATGGCGGTGTCGATTGCCTATGGCGCAACAACGATCGACCTGAATACGGTGTGGGATGCGGTCATTCACTACAATCCTGAACTGCCGCAGCACCAGGTCATTTGGGATCTGCGGCTGCCGCGTGTGGTCGGCAGTGTGCTTGTGGGGGCCGCCTTTGCCGTTGCGGGCGCGCTTATGCAGGGCATGACCCGGAATCCGCTTGCCGACTCCGGCATTCTCGGGCTGAATGCGGGTGCGGCCTTCGTGCTCGCTTTCTGCTATTCGTATTTTCCGGGGCTTGCCTTCTCTTATCTAATGATGTACTCCTTTCTTGGAGCGGGGATCGCAGCGGGAATCGTATATGGCATAGGCTCCATCTCCAGAAGCGGTCTGACTCCGCTTCGTCTTGTCCTGGCCGGTTCGGCGGTTAGCGCGCTGCTGGTTGCGCTAAGTCAGGGCTTGGCCATCTATTTTCAGATCGGACAGGATTTGGCTTACTGGTATGCGGGAGGCTTGTCGGGCATTGAGTGGGCGGAGCTGAGGATCATGTTCCCGTGGGTTGCAGTTGCCTTTATAGCCGCCATGACGCTGTCCCGCTCCATTACGGTCCTAAGCCTCGGGGATGATGTAGCTGCCGGGCTTGGACAACGGACCTGGCTGATCCGGCTGGCGGGAATTGGGGTCGTGCTTGTTCTGGCTGGGGCGTCGGTGTCGATTGTCGGCTCGGTCGGCTTTGTCGGCCTCATCGTTCCACATGCGGCGCGTTACCTTGTCGGCATGGATTATCGCCGGATTATTCCCTGCTCTGCGGTGCTGGGCAGCCTGTTGATGCTTGCGGCGGACCTGGGTTCGCGCCGGATCAACCCGCCTTTGGAGACGCCCGTCGGCGCGCTGCTGGCCTTGATCGGGATTCCGTTCTTCCTGTATTTGGCCCGAAGGAAAGGAGTGGATAACTGA
- a CDS encoding GerAB/ArcD/ProY family transporter, with protein sequence MRKEVISPKQLFALIVLFELGTALVVPVGLESGRSVWLSILLALPGGIVLYLIYADLYRQFPGLILSGYMQKILGKWIGWPLSLLYVPFLMFSGSRNLREAGDLLFSASYDKTPILIINAAMIAAVVYVLSKGIEVFGRTAEIYFLAIVAIGVISNSIVIASGLVDIKNLFPLHIKDWKEAFASAYPNIWMFPFGELLVFTTILPCLRIGRAARRTGLAALIVSALLLSFTHAIEMSVLGEKIYQRTTFPLFTTISLVNVADFIQRLDAFVILDLIICIFFKVTVYCYAAMVVASDLFKVREPRKLAVPVGVVMLFISLISVQSYTAHREEGKIVQQYYLIAICAVIPSILFVTHWIRRRFGLYR encoded by the coding sequence ATGAGAAAAGAAGTCATCAGCCCCAAACAATTATTTGCCTTGATCGTCCTGTTTGAGCTGGGCACGGCGCTTGTGGTTCCAGTAGGTCTTGAAAGCGGACGCTCCGTATGGCTGTCCATCCTGCTGGCCCTGCCCGGAGGCATTGTATTATATTTGATTTATGCCGATTTGTACCGCCAATTTCCCGGTCTGATCCTAAGCGGGTATATGCAAAAGATCCTGGGCAAATGGATCGGCTGGCCATTAAGCCTGCTGTACGTACCGTTTCTTATGTTTAGCGGTTCCAGAAATTTGCGGGAAGCAGGCGATCTGCTGTTCTCGGCCTCATATGACAAGACGCCTATCCTGATCATTAACGCAGCCATGATTGCAGCCGTTGTGTATGTATTAAGCAAGGGAATAGAAGTGTTTGGCAGAACAGCGGAAATCTATTTCCTAGCAATCGTTGCGATCGGTGTAATCAGCAATTCAATTGTTATCGCATCGGGGCTTGTGGATATAAAAAATTTGTTTCCTCTGCATATAAAGGATTGGAAGGAAGCCTTTGCTTCGGCGTACCCCAACATATGGATGTTTCCGTTCGGGGAACTTCTTGTCTTCACAACCATCCTGCCCTGTCTCCGAATAGGCCGAGCGGCCCGGAGAACAGGGCTTGCCGCGCTTATAGTAAGCGCGCTGTTATTGAGCTTTACGCATGCGATTGAAATGTCGGTGCTTGGAGAGAAGATATACCAAAGAACCACCTTCCCGTTGTTCACGACCATTTCACTCGTAAATGTGGCTGATTTTATCCAGAGATTGGATGCATTTGTGATATTGGACCTGATCATCTGCATCTTTTTCAAAGTGACAGTTTATTGTTACGCCGCCATGGTTGTTGCCTCGGATTTGTTCAAGGTGCGGGAACCCCGGAAATTGGCTGTTCCTGTTGGCGTGGTCATGCTGTTCATCTCCCTCATCAGCGTTCAGAGCTATACCGCACATCGCGAAGAAGGGAAAATAGTACAACAATATTACTTAATCGCAATCTGCGCGGTCATTCCCTCCATCTTGTTTGTTACTCACTGGATACGCAGAAGATTTGGTCTTTACCGGTAA
- a CDS encoding GNAT family N-acetyltransferase gives MEKIELVQVAPEHPDLAQLISQLDSYLFELYPPEEVYLVDFEDPYVNDIYFIVAYLDSRPVGCGAIKKLDNDHVELKRFFVEAEFRGRGIARMIVQRLEEEAAHQGYQGIKLETGDQQTEAIGFYKKNGYGEIERFGEYADCPSSLCFEKKI, from the coding sequence ATGGAAAAGATTGAATTGGTACAGGTGGCGCCGGAGCATCCGGATCTGGCCCAGCTGATTTCACAGCTTGACAGTTATCTGTTTGAACTTTACCCGCCGGAAGAAGTCTATCTGGTTGATTTCGAAGATCCTTACGTGAATGATATTTATTTTATCGTCGCTTATCTGGACTCCCGCCCTGTCGGATGCGGAGCGATTAAAAAGCTGGACAATGATCATGTGGAGTTGAAGCGTTTCTTCGTGGAGGCGGAGTTCCGGGGCAGGGGAATCGCCCGGATGATCGTGCAGCGGCTGGAAGAGGAGGCGGCACATCAGGGATATCAGGGAATCAAGCTGGAAACGGGAGATCAGCAGACGGAGGCCATCGGATTCTATAAGAAGAACGGTTACGGCGAGATTGAACGGTTCGGAGAATACGCGGATTGTCCGTCCAGTCTATGTTTTGAGAAGAAAATATAG
- a CDS encoding HAD family hydrolase: protein MNFSHILFDLDGTLTDPKLGITKSVQYALAKFGIFEDDLDRLEPFIGPPLAHSFQEFYGFSEADAWQAVQYYREYFADRGIFENELYPGIPELLSMLTQRQAVLIVATSKPLVFAEKILKHFKLEHFFHAVVGSGLDGTLSDKSEIIKHILEQEDLEAAGAVMIGDRKHDIIGAHNNGISSIGVLYGYGSEAEMEAIGPTDCIHTVQELYEAFASNGRADIL from the coding sequence TTGAATTTTTCGCATATTTTGTTTGATCTGGACGGAACGCTGACAGACCCGAAGCTGGGTATTACCAAGTCGGTGCAGTATGCACTTGCCAAGTTTGGTATTTTCGAAGACGATTTGGATCGGTTGGAGCCGTTCATCGGGCCGCCGCTGGCCCATTCGTTCCAAGAGTTTTATGGTTTTTCGGAGGCGGACGCCTGGCAGGCTGTGCAGTATTACCGGGAGTATTTTGCGGATAGGGGTATTTTTGAAAATGAGCTGTACCCCGGCATTCCCGAACTTTTGAGTATGCTTACTCAGCGGCAGGCCGTTCTGATCGTTGCAACTTCCAAGCCGCTTGTGTTCGCGGAGAAGATTTTGAAGCACTTTAAGCTGGAGCACTTCTTCCATGCTGTGGTCGGGAGCGGCCTGGATGGAACACTGTCGGATAAGAGTGAGATCATTAAGCATATCCTGGAACAAGAGGATCTGGAAGCTGCCGGCGCCGTAATGATCGGAGACCGGAAGCATGATATTATCGGAGCGCATAACAACGGAATATCGTCAATTGGCGTCTTGTACGGGTACGGAAGCGAGGCTGAGATGGAAGCCATTGGACCGACGGATTGTATACATACTGTGCAGGAACTATATGAAGCATTTGCTTCAAATGGAAGGGCGGACATCCTATGA
- a CDS encoding FecCD family ABC transporter permease produces the protein MTVLGILIAVTFIISMNTGFIRLLPMDVMRTLFGMGTEDQSLILFEFRLPRIIISVLAGAGLAVSGCIIQGITRSPLADPGILGINAGAGLMVVLFISFYPTREVVPVFMLPVLALIGAGLASMLIYTLAYQKHRGLSPTRLLLTGVAVASGISAAMIVLTLKFDPNQYQFVATWLAGTIWGSNWKFVLALLPWIIVLFGYVFYKARVLNILNLGEQTPTGLGLSVEKDRRLLLLSAVALAGSSVAVSGGIGFIGLIGPHLAVRLVGPRNQALLPASALVGALLLIISDTLGRSILQPSELPAGIIVAVIGAPYFLYLLARAK, from the coding sequence ATGACTGTTCTGGGTATCTTGATTGCAGTCACTTTCATTATAAGCATGAACACCGGATTCATCAGGCTGCTGCCTATGGATGTCATGCGAACATTGTTCGGTATGGGAACGGAGGATCAGTCCCTGATTCTGTTTGAGTTCCGGCTGCCGCGCATCATTATCTCTGTTCTTGCCGGCGCGGGCCTGGCCGTTTCCGGCTGCATTATTCAAGGCATCACGCGCAGTCCGCTTGCCGATCCGGGCATTCTCGGCATCAACGCCGGCGCGGGCCTGATGGTGGTGCTGTTCATATCTTTTTATCCGACAAGGGAAGTCGTGCCTGTCTTTATGCTTCCGGTGCTGGCGCTGATTGGTGCTGGCCTGGCCTCCATGCTGATCTATACGCTTGCATACCAAAAACACCGTGGTCTGTCGCCCACGCGCCTGCTGCTGACCGGGGTTGCGGTAGCTTCGGGAATCAGCGCCGCCATGATTGTGCTGACGCTCAAATTCGATCCCAATCAGTATCAGTTTGTTGCTACATGGCTGGCCGGAACGATCTGGGGCTCCAACTGGAAATTTGTGCTTGCATTGCTTCCGTGGATTATTGTGCTATTCGGGTATGTATTCTACAAAGCGCGGGTGCTGAATATTCTGAATCTCGGAGAGCAGACCCCGACAGGGCTGGGATTATCTGTGGAAAAAGACAGACGCCTGCTTCTTTTGTCGGCGGTTGCCCTGGCCGGTTCCAGTGTGGCGGTGAGCGGAGGCATCGGCTTCATCGGCCTGATCGGGCCGCATCTTGCCGTCAGGCTGGTCGGACCGAGGAATCAGGCGCTGCTTCCGGCTTCGGCTCTTGTCGGCGCCCTCCTCCTCATTATATCCGATACGCTCGGCCGCTCGATTTTGCAGCCGTCGGAATTGCCGGCGGGAATTATTGTAGCCGTCATCGGCGCGCCGTATTTCCTGTATTTGCTGGCCAGAGCGAAATAA
- a CDS encoding GNAT family N-acetyltransferase, which produces MSSVAIRDFGTHDSEAVSALIRENLLKVNSRDYPEQIINRMVNLFSPEYIKLISAVRKMVVAVEGENVIGTASLDGDTLYTVFVDMNYHGAGVGRSLIQYLEQTARNSGVHVLQVPSSLTAEHFYAKMGYRRVRVIESEEFGTDIIMSKDLKLVTYREYTPTGEEFIRLIESAGWQGITEKGSRQLETALCNSWFIVSAFKGDQLVGMGRVISDGVVQALICDLIIVPDEQGEGIGAGILKKLLRKCKEREIPMVQLFAAAHKADFYKKFGFEERPAAAPGMRWISRDSV; this is translated from the coding sequence GTGAGTTCTGTGGCAATTCGGGATTTTGGTACGCATGACAGTGAAGCAGTCTCGGCGCTCATCAGAGAGAACCTGCTTAAGGTGAACAGCAGAGATTATCCGGAACAGATCATTAATAGAATGGTTAATCTGTTTTCGCCGGAGTACATAAAGCTCATTTCCGCAGTAAGAAAAATGGTAGTTGCCGTTGAAGGTGAGAATGTGATCGGCACCGCAAGTCTGGATGGAGATACGCTGTACACCGTTTTTGTGGATATGAATTATCACGGCGCGGGAGTGGGGCGTTCCCTAATACAATACTTGGAACAAACTGCTAGGAATAGCGGTGTTCATGTTCTTCAAGTTCCCAGCAGCCTGACGGCTGAGCATTTTTACGCAAAAATGGGGTACCGCCGCGTTCGGGTAATCGAATCAGAAGAATTCGGTACGGATATTATCATGTCCAAGGATTTGAAGCTCGTCACATATCGCGAGTACACGCCGACAGGGGAAGAGTTCATCCGTTTAATTGAAAGCGCGGGCTGGCAGGGAATAACGGAGAAGGGAAGCAGACAGCTGGAGACTGCTCTGTGCAACAGCTGGTTTATTGTTTCGGCCTTTAAAGGGGATCAACTGGTTGGAATGGGCCGGGTGATCTCGGATGGCGTTGTTCAGGCTTTGATCTGCGATTTGATTATTGTGCCGGATGAACAGGGCGAGGGAATCGGTGCCGGTATTCTTAAAAAATTGCTGAGGAAGTGCAAAGAGCGGGAGATTCCAATGGTCCAACTGTTTGCGGCGGCTCATAAGGCGGACTTTTACAAAAAGTTCGGATTCGAAGAACGGCCTGCGGCGGCGCCGGGGATGAGATGGATCAGTAGAGACAGCGTTTAG